The following proteins are co-located in the Dromiciops gliroides isolate mDroGli1 chromosome 2, mDroGli1.pri, whole genome shotgun sequence genome:
- the LOC122743093 gene encoding protocadherin beta-2-like yields the protein MEMEGAMIPQQRQVLFLLVLLGVSGATSELEQFSVVEEMERGSFVANVAKALGLEVGVFSNRGARVVFKGNKEYLQLHPKTGDLLLREKLDREELCGPVEPCVLPFQILLEKPFQVVRAELRIQDINDHSPVFLDTETTLKISESTSPGTVFLLENAQDLDIGSNNLQNYVISPNSHFHIQIRGDAEGRKYPELVLDKALDREEQSEFRLTLTAVDGGAPPRSGTAQVLVLVMDINDNAPVFSQSRYDVQIPENSPIDYLVAIASAKDLDAGNNADISYSLFRASESIRKTFQLNEKSGELRLKEKLDFESIQSYTINVQATDGGGLSGKCTIAVQVKDLNDNPPELTMSSLTSPIPENSPEIVVAVFSVSDVDSGENGKMVCSIQDDLPFALKSSFENFYTLITEGALDRESRAEYNITITVTDLGSPRLKSEYNITVLISDVNDNLPVFTQRAYKLYVQENNSPALHIGSVSASDRDSGINAKVTYSLLPPETGDLPLFSYISINSDNGHLYALRSLDYEAIQAFQFTVRATDGGSPALSSQALVEVLVQDENDNSPFVLYPLQNGTAPCNDLVPRAAEPGYLVTKVVAVDRDWGQNSWLSYQLVKATEPGLFNVWAHNGEVHTARPISDRDAIKQRLLVLVKDNGQPALSTMATVNVLLVDGFSEPYVKIQDSNKEEAQTDSLTLYLVISLVVVSFLFLISIILFITLRVWKRKTGGGNGHFPSSTRFPSHLVDVSGTGTLSQSYQYEVCLTSDLGTNEFKFLKPIISNFPLQKSGSDTEENPASWNNNN from the coding sequence ATGGAGATGGAAGGAGCGATGATTCCGCAACAAAGGCAAGTTCtctttctccttgttctcctgGGTGTGTCTGGGGCGACCTCAGAGCTGGAGCAGTTTTCGGTAgtggaggagatggagagaggtTCCTTTGTGGCCAATGTGGCaaaagccctgggcctggaggtGGGGGTGTTTTCCAATCGGGGAGCTAGAGTCGTTTTCAAAGGGAACAAAGAGTATTTGCAGCTGCACCCTAAAACCGGGGATCTGCTCCTGAGGGAGAAACTGGATCGGGAGGAGTTGTGCGGGCCTGTCGAGCCCTGTGTTCTGCCTTTCCAGATCTTACTGGAAAAGCCTTTTCAGGTCGTTCGCGCTGAGCTTAGGATACAGGACATTAATGACCATTCGCCAGTATTCCTAGACACTGAGACAACCCTAAAAATCTCCGAGAGCACCTCTCCCGGGACTGTGTTTCTGCTAGAAAATGCGCAGGATTTAGACATAGGAAGCAACAATCTCCAGAACTACGTTATCAGCCCCAACTCTCATTTCCACATTCAAATTCGAGGGGATGCAGAGGGCAGGAAATACCCAGAGCTTGTactggataaagccctggatcgGGAGGAGCAGTCTGAGTTTAGATTAACTCTCACTGCAGTGGATGGGGGAGCCCCACCCAGGTCTGGGACTGCCCAAGTCCTAGTGTTGGTTATGGACATCAATGACAATGCCCCTGTGTTCTCTCAGTCTCGTTATGATGTTCAAATTCCTGAGAACAGCCCTATTGACTACCTTGTTGCTATAGCCTCAGCTAAAGATTTAGATGCAGGAAATAACGCAGACATTTCCTATTCGTTATTTCGTGCCTCTGAAAGCATTCGTAAAACTttccaattaaatgaaaaatcgGGAGAACTTCGTCTAAAAGAGaaactggattttgagtcaatTCAGTCTTACACAATAAATGTTCAGGCAACAGATGGTGGAGGCCTTTCTGGAAAATGTACTATAGCTGTTCAAGTGAAGGATTTAAACGACAACCCCCCCGAGCTGACTATGTCCTCACTTACCAGCCCCATTCCAGAAAACTCGCCTGAGATAGTTGTCGCTGTTTTCAGCGTTTCAGATGTAGActctggggaaaatggaaagatggtTTGCTCCATCCAGGATGATCTTCCCTTTGCCCTAAAATCTTCGTTTGAGAACTTCTATACATTAATTACAGAGGGAGCACTGGACAGAGAGAGCAGGGCAGAGTACAACATCACAATTACAGTCACAGATTTGGGATCCCCCAGGCTCAAATCTGAGTACAATATCACAGTGCTCATTTCTGATGTCAATGACAACCTCCCAGTGTTTACTCAGAGAGCCTACAAACTGTATGTCCAGGAGAACAACAGCCCTGCCCTCCACATTGGCAGTGTTAGTGCCAGTGACAGGGACTCAGGAATCAATGCCAAAGTCACCTACTCCCTACTGCCTCCAGAGACTGGAGACCTGCCCCTCTTCTCCTACATCTCCATCAACTCAGACAATGGTCACCTCTATGCTCTGAGATCCCTGGATTATGAAGCCATCCAAGCTTTCCAGTTCACTGTGAGGGCAACTGATGGAGGCTCCCCAGCCCTGAGCAGCCAGGCTCTGGTTGAGGTTTTGGTACAAGATGAGAATGACAACTCTCCCTTTGTGCTGTACCCCCTGCAGAATGGTACAGCTCCCTGCAATGACTTGGTGCCCAGAGCTGCAGAGCCAGGTTACCTGGTGACCAAGGTGGTGGCTGTGGATAGGGACTGGGGACAGAATTCCTGGCTTTCCTACCAACTGGTCAAGGCCACAGAGCCAGGACTCTTCAATGTGTGGGCCCACAATGGGGAGGTTCACACAGCAAGACCCATCAGTGACAGAGATGCCATCAAGCAGAGGCTCCTGGTGCTGGTGAAGGACAATGGGCAGCCTGCTCTGTCCACAATGGCCACAGTAAATGTACTCCTGGTAGATGGATTCTCTGAGCCATACGTGAAGATCCAAGACTCTAACAAGGAGGAGGCCCAGACTGACTCTCTCACTCTCTACTTGGTCATTTCTCTGGTAGTAGTGTCCTTTCTATTTCTGATCTCTATCATTCTGTTTATCACCCTAAGAGTATGGAAAAGAAAGACTGGTGGGGGAAATGGTCACTTTCCATCCAGTACCCGCTTCCCGAGTCATTTGGTGGATGTCAGTGGCACTGGAACCTTGTCTCAGAGCTACCAGTATGAAGTGTGTCTGACCAGTGATTTGGGCACAAATGAGTTCAAGTTTTTGAAGCCAATTATTTCCAACTTCCCTCTTCAAAAATCTGGGAGTGACACTGAGGAAAATCCAGCATCATGGAATAACAACAATTAA
- the LOC122744513 gene encoding protocadherin beta-15-like, which yields MKPNRQVIRLIILLWVCRAGSASGRFSVAEEMEVGSFVANVAKTLGLEVGELFARGARVLSEDNRQYLQLNQETGDLLLREKLDREDLCGPVEPCLLPFQILLEKPFQIVRAELRVQDINDHSPVFLNTEMLLNVPENSPPGPLFSLKNAQDLDIGSNSVQNYTISLNPYFHVQTRARGDGRKFAELVLDKALDRELEPEVTLTLTALDGGSPPRSGTAQIRVLVVDINDNAPVFAQAQYEVQIPENSPIGSLVVTVSARDLDSGNNGKVSYSFFQGSEEIVNTFEINPSSGEIRIRRKLDFEAIKSYEMDIEAIDGGGLSGKCTVVVQVTDVNDNAPELVISSFTSPIPENSPETVVAIFKIRDQDSGENGQMVCSIEGNVPFILKPSIDNFYSLLTESSLDRESRVEYNITITVTDLGTPRLKTERNITVLISDVNDNPPAFTQTAYTFYLQENNIPALHIGSVRANDKDSGANAKVTYTVQSHEAGDLPLFSYISINSDNGHLYVLRSLDYEAIQAFQFTVRATDGGSPALSSQALVQIVVQDENDNPPFVLYPLQNGTAPCNDLVPRVAEAGYLVTKVVAVDRDSGQNSWLSYQLVKATEPGLFSVWAHNGEVHTARPISERDAIKQKLLVLVKDNGEPPLSTMATLNVLLVDGFSEPYLQLPDAPKEQVQMDSLTIYLIISLAVISFLFLVSIIMFIAICLWKRKRDTTDCSRFDPNGPFPGHLVDVSGTGTLSQSYQYEVCLTSDSGTSEFKFLKPILPRVLPQANGKDAQENPVLRNSYMFT from the coding sequence ATGAAGCCGAACAGGCAAGTGATACGTCTTATTATCTTATTGTGGGTTTGTAGGGCGGGCTCAGCATCAGGGAGATTTTCTGTGGCGGAGGAAATGGAGGTCGGTTCCTTTGTGGCTAATGTGGCAAAGACGTTGGGGCTGGAGGTGGGGGAGCTGTTTGCCCGCGGGGCTCGAGTCCTCTCTGAGGACAATCGGCAATATTTACAACTTAACCAAGAGACTGGGGATCTGCTCCTGAGAGAGAAATTGGACCGGGAGGATCTGTGTGGTCCCGTGGAGCCCTGTCTGTTGCCTTTTCAGATCTTACTAGAAAAACCCTTTCAGATAGTTCGCGCTGAGCTGCGGGTCCAGGATATAAATGACCATTCACCTGTTTTCCTGAACACTGAAATGCTCCTCAACGTCCCTGAAAACAGCCcacctgggcctctgttttctttgaaaaatgctCAAGATTTGGACATAGGAAGCAACAGTGTTCAGAACTACACAATCAGCCTTAATCCCTATTTCCACGTTCAAACCCGTGCTCGGGGTGACGGCAGGAAGTTCGCAGAGCTCGTGTTGGACAAAGCCCTGGATAGGGAGCTGGAACCCGAGGTCACTTTAACTCTCACGGCTCTAGATGGAGGGTCCCCTCCTAGGTCTGGAACAGCCCAAATCCGAGTCCTGGTTGTGGACATCAACGACAATGCTCCTGTTTTTGCCCAGGCCCAGTATGAGGTTCAGATCCCGGAGAATAGCCCCATCGGCTCCCTGGTTGTTACGGTCTCTGCtagagatttggactcaggaaataatggaaaggtatcatattcattttttcaagGCTCTGAAGAAATTGTGAATACTTTTGAAATAAATCCTTCCTCAGGAGAAATTAGAATAAGAAGAAAACTAGACTTTGAGGCAATTAAATCTTATGAGATGGATATTGAAGCCATAGATGGCGGGGGCCTTTCAGGAAAATGCACTGTTGTGGTTCAAGTGACAGATGTGAATGACAATGCCCCAGAACTAGTCATATCGTCATTTACCAGTCCTATTCCTGAGAATTCACCTGAGACCGTGGTAGCTATTTTTAAGATTCGAGATCAAGATTCAGGAGAAAATGGACAAATGGTTTGTTCTATCGAGGGAAACGTCCCCTTCATCTTGAAACCATCTATCGATAACTTTTACTCTCTGTTAACGGAGAGCTCCCTGGATAGAGAAAGTAGGGTGGAGTACAACATCACCATTACAGTCACAGATCTGGGGACCCCGAGGCTCAAAACTGAGCGCAACATCACTGTACTAATTTCTGATGTCAATGACAATCCTCCAGCGTTTACTCAGACAGCCTACACCTTCTATCTCCAGGAGAACAATATTCCTGCCCTCCACATTGGCAGTGTGAGGGCCAATGACAAGGATTCAGGGGCCAATGCCAAGGTTACCTATACTGTTCAGTCCCATGAAGCTGGAGATCTGCCCCTCTTCTCCTACATCTCCATCAACTCAGACAATGGTCACCTCTATGTCCTGAGATCTCTGGATTATGAAGCCATCCAAGCTTTCCAGTTCACTGTGAGGGCAACTGATGGAGGCTCCCCTGCCCTGAGCAGCCAGGCTTTGGTTCAGATTGTGGTACAAGATGAGAATGATAACCCTCCCTTTGTTCTGTACCCCCTGCAGAATGGCACAGCTCCCTGCAATGATCTGGTGCCCAGAGTTGCAGAGGCAGGTTACCTGGTGACCAAGGTGGTGGCTGTAGATAGGGACTCAGGGCAGAATTCCTGGCTTTCCTACCAGCTGGTCAAAGCCACAGAGCCAGGACTCTTCAGTGTGTGGGCCCACAATGGGGAAGTTCACACAGCAAGACCCATCAGTGAGAGAGATGCTATCAAACAGAAGCTCCTGGTGCTGGTGAAGGACAATGGGGAACCACCTCTGTCCACAATGGCCACACTGAATGTGCTCCTGGTGGATGGCTTCTCTGAGCCCTACCTGCAACTCCCAGATGCACCCAAGGAGCAGGTCCAGATGGACTCCCTCACCATCTACTTGATCATCTCTTTAGCAGTCATCTCCTTTCTGTTTCTGGTCTCTATTATTATGTTTATAGCTATTTGCCtgtggaagaggaaaagggatacAACAGACTGTAGTCGATTTGATCCAAATGGTCCCTTCCCAGGTCACTTGGTAGATGTCAGTGGAACAGGGACCTTGTCCCAGAGCTACCAGTACGAGGTGTGTCTGACCAGTGATTCAGGGACCAGTGAGTTCAAGTTCCTGAAGCCCATACTACCCAGAGTCCTTCCTCAAGCTAATGGCAAGGATGCACAGGAAAATCCTGTCCTTAGAAATAGCTATATGTTTACTTAA
- the LOC122741429 gene encoding protocadherin beta-16-like gives MKPNRQVIRLIILLWVCEAGSATGRFSVEEEMEVGSFVANVAKTLGLEVRELSGRGPRVLSEDNRQYLQLNLETGDLLLREKLDREDLCGPAEPCLLPFQILMEKPFQIIPVELRIEDINDHSPAFLETEMLLKIPENTPQGTLFSLKTAEDLDVGKNNIQNYTISPGSHFQVHTRSDSEGNKNPELVLHKVLDREEYPEIRLTLTALDGGYPPRSGTAEVRVVVMDINDNAPVFVQSRYEVQVPENSPIGSLVVTVSARDLDIGNNGQILYSIFHRSREISKTFEVNQKTGEVRIRKNLDFETIQLYEVDIEATDGGGLSGKCTVVVLVTDVNDNPPELTISSLMSPISENLPETMVAVFKTRDRDSGDNGKMVCFIEDDLPFILKPSLNNFYTLLTERALDRETRAVYNITITVMDLGTPRLKTEHNITVLVSDINDNPPVFTQTNYRLYLQENNSPALHIGSVSASDRDSGTNAKVTYSLMPSEFEDLSIFSDISINSDNGHVYILRSLDFEAIQTFQFTVKATDGGSPALSSQALVQVVVLDENDNSPFVLYPLHNGTAPCNDLVPRAAEPGYLVTKVVAVDRDSGQNSWLSYQLLKATDPGLFTMWAHNGEVCTARPISDKDNTKQRLLVMVKDNGEPPLSTAVTLNVLLVDGFSEPYVKLSDVPNDSTQDDSLTVHLIISLASISFLFLFSVILFIAMHLWRKKRGAGDNEHCSSNGPYANHLVDISHSGTLSQSYQYEICLTNRSGTNEFKFLKPIIPSVPPQVSKRESEEYPVFQNSANLG, from the coding sequence ATGAAGCCGAACAGGCAAGTGATACGTCTTATTATCTTATTATGGGTTTGTGAGGCGGGCTCAGCAACGGGGAGATTTTctgtggaggaggaaatggaggtcgGTTCCTTTGTGGCTAATGTGGCAAAGACGTTGGGGCTGGAGGTGAGGGAGTTGTCTGGCCGCGGACCCCGAGTTCTCTCTGAGGACAATCGGCAATATTTACAGCTTAACCTAGAAACTGGAGATCTGCTCCTGCGAGAGAAACTGGACCGGGAGGATCTGTGTGGTCCAGCGGAGCCCTGTCTGTTGCCTTTTCAGATCTTAATGGAAAAGCCCTTTCAGATTATTCCTGTTGAGCTCCGAATCGAAGATATAAATGACCATTCACCTGCTTTCTTAGAAACCGAAATGCTTTTGAAAATCCCTGAGAATACCCCACAAGGAACTTTGTTTTCTCTAAAAACCGCTGAGGATTTGGATGTAGGGAAGAATAATATTCAGAACTACACGATTTCCCCCGGTTCCCACTTTCAAGTTCATACTCGCTCGGACAGTGAAGGTAATAAGAACCCAGAGCTGGTGTTGCACAAAGTTCTGGATCGGGAGGAGTATCCTGAGATCAGATTAACCCTCACAGCTTTAGATGGTGGGTACCCGCCTAGATCTGGGACAGCTGAAGTACGGGTTGTAGTTATGGATATCAATGACAACGCCCCTGTATTTGTCCAGTCCCGGTATGAAGTTCAAGTCCCTGAGAACAGCCCCATTGGCTCTCTGGTTGTCACTGTCTCTGCTAGAGATTTGGATATAGGAAATAATGGGCAGATATTGTATTCAATTTTTCATCGTTCTAGAGAAATTAGCAAAACGTTTGAAGTAAATCAGAAGACAGGAGAAGTTAGGATAAGAAAAAATCTGGATTTCGAGACAATTCAATTATATGAAGTGGATATTGAAGCAACAGATGGTGGAGGTCTTTCTGGAAAATGCACTGTTGTGGTCCTGGTGACGGATGTGAACGACAACCCCCCAGAACTCACCATATCTTCATTGATGAGTCCTATCTCTGAGAACTTACCTGAGACGATGGTAGCTGTATTCAAAACTCGAGATCGGGATTCAGGGGATAATGGAAAGATGGTCTGCTTTATCGAAGATGACCTCCCCTTCATTCTGAAACCATCTCTAAATAACTTCTACACCCTGTTAACCGAGAGAGCACTGGACAGAGAGACTAGGGCTGTGTACAACATCACCATTACTGTCATGGACTTGGGGACACCAAGACTGAAAACTGAACACAACATCACGGTCCTGGTCTCTGACATCAATGACAACCCCCCAGTGTTTACCCAGACAAACTATAGGCTCTACCTCCAAGAAAACAACAGCCCTGCCCTCCACATTGGCAGTGTTAGTGCTAGTGACAGAGACTCAGGGACCAATGCCAAAGTCACCTATTCGCTGATGCCTTCTGAATTCGAAGACTTATCCATATTCTCCGACATTTCCATCAATTCAGACAATGGCCATGTCTACATCTTGAGATCTCTGGATTTTGAAGCCATTCAAACTTTCCAGTTCACTGTGAAGGCAACTGATGGAGGCTCCCCAGCCCTGAGCAGTCAGGCTCTGGTTCAGGTTGTGGTCCTGGATGAAAATGACAACTCTCCCTttgtgctatatccactgcacaatGGCACAGCCCCCTGCAATGACCTGGTACCCAGAGCTGCAGAACCTGGTTACCTGGTCACCAAGGTGGTGGCTGTAGATAGGGACTCAGGGCAGAATTCCTGGCTTTCCTACCAGCTGCTCAAGGCCACAGACCCAGGTCTCTTCACCATGTGGGCCCACAATGGGGAAGTGTGCACAGCAAGGCCTATTAGTGACAAAGATAACACCAAGCAGAGGCTCTTGGTGATGGTGAAGGATAATGGGGAGCCACCTCTGTCCACAGCAGTTACACTGAATGTGCTCCTGGTGGATGGCTTCTCTGAACCCTATGTGAAGCTCTCTGATGTGCCTAATGACAGCACTCAGGATGACTCTCTTACAGTCCACTTAATCATTTCTCTAgcctccatctcctttctcttcctgttcTCTGTTATACTGTTCATTGCAATGCACttgtggagaaaaaaaaggggTGCTGGAGATAACGAACATTGTAGTTCAAATGGACCATACGCTAATCACTTAGTGGACATCAGTCACTCTGGTACCCTGTCCCAGAGTTACCAGTATGAAATATGTCTGACTAATAGATCTGGCACTAATGAATTCAAATTCCTGAAGCCAATAATTCCTAGTGTCCCTCCTCAGGTCTCTAAAAGGGAATCAGAAGAATATCCAGTATTCCAAAATAGTGCTAACCTTGGTTAA